The region TTGTTTTAGCCATGCAGCGCGCGTTTGTCCGCGGCCTGGTCGATAGCGAGAAATAAGATGGCAGGTTTAAAACTTCAGGCAGTAACCAAAAGCTGGGATGGTAAAACCCAGGTGATTCAGCCGCTGACGCTCGACGTGGCGGACGGGGAATTCATCGTGATGGTCGGCCCGTCCGGCTGCGGCAAATCCACCCTGCTGCGCATGGTGGCGGGGCTGGAGCGCGTAACCTCCGGGGATATCTGGATTGATCGTCAGCGCGTCACCGAAATGGAGCCAAAAGACAGGGGCATCGCGATGGTGTTCCAGAACTACGCCCTCTATCCGCACATGAGCGTGGAAGAGAACATGGCCTGGGGGCTGAAAATCCGCGGCATTGGCAAAGGCCATATCGACGAGCGGGTGAAAGAGGCGGCGCGTATTCTCGAGCTGGACGGCCTGCTGAAGCGTCGCCCGCGCGAGCTCTCCGGCGGCCAGCGCCAGCGCGTGGCAATGGGGCGCGCCATCGTGCGCGATCCGGCGGTATTCCTCTTCGACGAGCCGCTGTCTAACCTCGACGCCAAGCTGCGCGTGCAGATGCGTCTTGAGCTGCAGCAATTACACCGTCGTCTGAAAACCACGTCACTGTACGTTACCCACGATCAGGTTGAGGCCATGACCCTCGCCCAGCGCGTGATGGTGATGAACAAAGGCGTTGCCGAGCAGATTGGTACCCCGGTGGAGGTCTACGAGAAACCGGCCACCCGCTTTGTGGCGAGCTTTATCGGCAGCCCGGCAATGAACCTGCTGGAAGGGCGTATCAGCAATGCGGGCACGCATTTTGAGCTGGAAAGCGGGATGGCATTGCCGATCAACTGGTACTATCGTGGCCACGCCGGGCGTAAGATGACGCTTGGTATCCGCCCGGAACATATTGGTTTAACCTCTCAGGCGGACGGCGGCGTGCCGCTGGTGATGGACACGCTGGAGATGTTGGGTGCAGATAACCTGGCGCACGGGCGCTGGGGCGAGCAAAAAATGGTGGTGCGGCTGGCACATCAGGAGCGCCCTAAAGCAGGCAGCACGCTTTGGCTACACCTGCCGGAAAATCATCTGCACCTGTTTGACGGTGAAACAGGACAACGAGTATGAGCAACTGGCCTTATCCCCATGTCGTCGCCCACCGCGGCGGCGGTAAGCTGGCGCCGGAAAATACGCTGGCGGCGATTGACGTTGGCGCACGCTACGGTCACACGATGATCGAGTTCGACGCCAAGCTGTCGAAAGACGGCGAGATTTTCCTGCTGCATGACGATAACCTCGAACGCACCAGCAACGGATGGGGCGTGGCTGGCGAGCTGCCGTGGCGCGATCTGCTGAAGGTCGACGCCGGAAGCTGGTACAGCGGCGAATTTAAAGGCGAACCGCTGCCGCTGCTGGCGGAAGTGGCCGATCGCTGTCGCCAGCACGGCATGATGGCCAATATCGAAATCAAACCGACCACCGGCACCGGGCCGCTGACGGGCAAAGTCATTGCCCTGGCCGCGCGCGAGCTGTGGGAAGGGATGACCGCGCCGCTGCTGTCATCATTTGAAATCGATGCGCTGGAGGCCGCACAGGCGGCCGTGCCGGAGCTGCCGCGCGGGCTGCTGCTTGACGAGTGGCGCGAGGACTGGCGCGAGCTGACGACACGCTTAGCGTGCGTTTCTATCCATCTCAACCACAGGCTGCTGGATGAGGCGCGGGTGAAGATGCTGAAGGACGCGGGTCTGCATATTCTGGTCTACACGGTTAACAAACCCCAGCGCGCAGCCGAACTGCTGCGCTGGGGCGTGGACAGCATCTGTACCGATGCAATCGACCTGATCGGCCCGGACTTTAGTTCTGCGGATTAAGCATACTGCCATTCGACTGCGGCGGCAGCATATGCTGCTGTCCGCTGCCTGACGACGTCATCCCCCCTAACATTCCGCCGTTTTTGTTCGGCAGCGGCTGCTCGCGCATCTGCCCCTGCTGTACGCGCTGGGTGTTGGCGTTCATCTGATTTTGCAGGCTTTGCTGCTGCATCTGGGTCTGCGTTCTCAGTTGCTGATTGAGCATCCCTTTTTGCTGCTGCTGTTGGCTCATCATCTCCGTCTGCATACGCTGCTGGCTCGGGATAACATAGCCCTGCTGGTTCGGGTTGTTCATGGTGTTGAGTGGCTGTGCGAGCGCGGCAAACGGGATCAGCGCCGCAAGAATCATCAAGCGTTTCATTGTCATTTCCTCCTTTTGAGGTCTCTCTTAAGTTTACCCCGATTTCACCATGACGATGATTTTTTAGGAGTTGTGAACCAGGCTTAAGCGGGGAATATGGATCCCTTCACCTGGAGAACAATAATGAT is a window of Enterobacter cloacae complex sp. ECNIH7 DNA encoding:
- a CDS encoding sn-glycerol-3-phosphate import ATP-binding protein UgpC → MAGLKLQAVTKSWDGKTQVIQPLTLDVADGEFIVMVGPSGCGKSTLLRMVAGLERVTSGDIWIDRQRVTEMEPKDRGIAMVFQNYALYPHMSVEENMAWGLKIRGIGKGHIDERVKEAARILELDGLLKRRPRELSGGQRQRVAMGRAIVRDPAVFLFDEPLSNLDAKLRVQMRLELQQLHRRLKTTSLYVTHDQVEAMTLAQRVMVMNKGVAEQIGTPVEVYEKPATRFVASFIGSPAMNLLEGRISNAGTHFELESGMALPINWYYRGHAGRKMTLGIRPEHIGLTSQADGGVPLVMDTLEMLGADNLAHGRWGEQKMVVRLAHQERPKAGSTLWLHLPENHLHLFDGETGQRV
- the ugpQ gene encoding glycerophosphodiester phosphodiesterase — its product is MSNWPYPHVVAHRGGGKLAPENTLAAIDVGARYGHTMIEFDAKLSKDGEIFLLHDDNLERTSNGWGVAGELPWRDLLKVDAGSWYSGEFKGEPLPLLAEVADRCRQHGMMANIEIKPTTGTGPLTGKVIALAARELWEGMTAPLLSSFEIDALEAAQAAVPELPRGLLLDEWREDWRELTTRLACVSIHLNHRLLDEARVKMLKDAGLHILVYTVNKPQRAAELLRWGVDSICTDAIDLIGPDFSSAD
- a CDS encoding DUF2756 family protein gives rise to the protein MKRLMILAALIPFAALAQPLNTMNNPNQQGYVIPSQQRMQTEMMSQQQQQKGMLNQQLRTQTQMQQQSLQNQMNANTQRVQQGQMREQPLPNKNGGMLGGMTSSGSGQQHMLPPQSNGSMLNPQN